The window AGACAGCTTAAATCAGCCTTTTTGTCCTCTTAtctgtgtccctgtatccctgtcCCATGTCACCCTCCTCTCCTGAAAAATCACGCCAAATCTGACCACACCACATCCCTTCACCATGCTGCCAAACTCTCCAGCGGTgactttcctttctccttgctTTCCAGGACCTTCTCCAAGGCTGTCtgtaaataaaagcatttcccTGCCTATCTCCGGCCAAAAATTCCGCAGTCCCAGTGCCAACAGCTCATACTAGAAGGCTCCAAGGGGGAAATACTCCACTCCTTCCCACCAGTCTTCTGCAGAAGGGGAGTGCAGCTTGCAATAACACATCCAAAATACTGCTCACGTTGCACTTCCGTCCTCCCCAAAAACCTTGAGCGGAAATATATCCATATTATGAAAAGCAAGCAGCCCTTTGCCCTCTGAGccttctttttcctgctccctctggCCACTGCCACatccttttacttttttagcATCATTTTTATGCCAGATTTTCCTCATAGTGCAAGAAGCTTTGGAAACAGAGAGCTGACTTGGAGCACGGGAATTCCTCGGCATGGGACAAGGAGTTCCCACCCAACCGGACCCAAAGCCACCAATTTACATGACCAGGACAGACtacaaattatttataaatatgtttGAAGCAAGTTGTGACCTGATTGATGGCCTGGAGATGCTCAGTAATGAACACTGAGTAATCAGCTTTGTAGACGGGGAAGAGTCATCAGGAAATAGTTATTGATGTGATTAATTGCCCATCATTAACCCCTTCACTCATAAACACAGCACATGCTGGCAATGTTATACCGTGATCCAGGGGCTGCTGGTCTGGCAGTTGTCTTCTTTGTTTACAGCTCCCATTTTCCATCAGGAAAGCATTAAACATCATCTCACAAGCCCTTGCTATTTTCTGCTCTTGATTTGTGGCTTTTTAAACACTTTCGGTTAAAAAGAAAGTTTCTCCGCCTGGCTTGCAACGCCCTCGCAAACAAAACCACTAAGCACAGGCAACATCGGTTGCGCAGATGTTGGGCATGCAGAAAAATGGTCTAATTTCTGCTGTTTGAGGGCTGGACTGAGAGAAGATCAAAAAGCTTCCACTGGCAGAGCGGTACAATCTTGGATAACGTGCAGAAAGCGGGCTGTCTATCTTTCCCGGCGTCCCTGCCCTGCGGGGCGCTTTTAGCTGGAGTTTTGCTGCCTGATGGAAGAATTTGTGCTCCGGCTGCCCTCTGCCGGCTCCGGGATGGATagtcagcaaaaaaaaccctccaaaccacaccaaaaccccTTTTATCAAGATCACGACACATCGCCAGATCCCATATTCACCCTAAAAAACAAGACTCAGCTCTCCCCCGGGTGACAGCAGCATCTGCCACATTGCTATACCCTAAATTCAACTGTTAGGGATCTGAGTGACCCTCTTGCCACGCCTAGAAAATCCAAAACCGtcttttcctccttatttttaaacttgGATTTGATAGCTTTGGAATGCAGGGTGGATGAAAGGAATGAGAGTTTTTAAACTCGGGGTTTTATTTAACTGCGAATAACTAAATCATTGCCTGCTCTCCACAGAGAGAAACATTTCAGTGAAACCCCAAGGAAGCTCGAAAAGAAAGAAGCACCACCCAAGAAAACCAAACTGGCCTTGaaaaaggagtttaaaaaaagaaataaggaacAAAACCTCCACTCCTCGTTGCTGTTGTGTCAGGGCATTTTATATTCATCACGAGcgcagagctgtgctgggacatATCAACAATTCTCCACCCCACCAGCCTACTGGGTCAGGGTCCTGGGGATGCTTTGGTGATGAAAACCCAGTTCTGCAGTAATTTGAGGCCACAGCAGGCACCCAGGGTCAGCCATGTGGCACATCCCACTGGGGGCACCCCCTTTTTGGTGCctggcactggaagaggttgaTGAGCCGCAGGGTCTCAGGAGGATGACTCGTTGCGCCAGCGGATGTGGCAGGACTTGCAGAGGAGGTGGTCATCCAGGGGGTAGCACCCATTCTCTGTCATCTCCAGTGACAGGGgcaccctgcagctctgggggcaagaggggaaaaggaaggcACCTTTTAGGGGTCCATTTGTTGTGTTACATCCTATTTTCCCCGGAAAACCCACCAGCACTCCAAAAATGTAGCAAACTACGTCAAAAGCGTGCAAAACTGAAGTTCTCCAAacacatcatcatcatcaccaccgcccaatttattttctctcaccCCATTACTTGTAAGATAAACTGGCTGAAAAacagctgtgggtgctgccaTCCGTACGTCCATACTCAGCTAAGGCTCAGTGCCACCCCCTTGACTTTGGGGTCCCCAGCCCCCGGGGCCGTACCTCGCAGCAGTAGCAGCTCTCATGGAAGCTGCGTCCCAGGCACTCGATCTTGTAGGTGTCCTTGTCCTCATGGGGGACAATGGGACACTCACAGGCACTGCAGACCGCAGCGTATTTCCTGATGGGAGCAAACGAGAGTGGCGTGAGCTCTGCGGGGTGACGGGGACGAGCTGAACCCAACTTCCAGTGTGGGAGACACTCCCCCATTGCCAACCTGTAGAAGTCGGGCACGCAGTACACATCACCCTGCCCGTCCACAGCAAAGCGCTCGGTGCCAATGGCCTGGTTGCAGGCAGCgcaggagaagcagctggggTGGTAGCCCTTGCCCAGGGCACGGACAATGTGCTCCGTGATCAGCCTCTGGCACTTGGCACATTTCTCCAGTGTGGCCTGGAATTTAGGGAACACATGCCATGAGACACCAGCCCACACCCCAAGGGATGTTCTGAGGGTGCCGGTTTTCCCTGAAGGAGGATGGGTACCTGGAAGCAGGTGTCACACATGGGGCACCCATCTTTCTGGAAGTAGCGCTGCCCAGCCAGGAGTCGGTGGCAGGTGCGGCAGGTGAAGCAGTCAGGGTGGTACTGCTTCCGCATCGCCTCCACCGTCAGCTCCTGGGGCCCCAGCGCTTTGTGGCAGAAGGCACAGATGTCTGCAAGAAGCAGGGAGagtggctgggagctgtgtgcctcagtttccctaaGTGGGGATGAGCCCGTCCACAGCTGGATCTCCCCTTACCTCTGGAGCTGTCCCTCTCTGGGTACCCATTCGCATCCTGCCACTGCTGCTTGCCTGCTTGCTCCTGGCAAAAGGTGGGCGGCTTCAGTTCAGCAGGGAAGGTGGAAGGGGCCTGGCAAGGGGGAAGGGCAAAGCCATGTTAGTCATACCCCTGcaggtggggaaactgaggcactggGGGGACTGTACTCCGTTATCCTCACCGGGAGGGTGGCCGGTGCTGCAAGGTCCAGTTGCTGCAGTGCCAGACCCAGCACCTCTGTGGACAAGGGCTGGGGCACTTCAGAGAGGGAGAGGACTGGTAAGGATGAAGGTACAGGGGCCACTGGGGAGGTTTCTGCAGGAACAGATAGACGTGAGGGGTTTAGGGGATCAATAACATCCAGTAACACTGAACTACAATAACGCCCTGTCACAATAACACCCCAACAGCTTTGCAGCAGTGCTCGTTGTCCTGCCCCAAAAGCAAACGCCATCGAGGCAAGAGGGAACAAACAGCACCGATGAGCACCCAGCAATGGAGAGCAAACAGCCCATCCCCAGGAGCCAGATCCATGCTGGGATGGgtgcagggatttgggaaataactcccccaaaaaacagccCCACATCCCCTTCTGCACATGCATCCTTTGGCAAAGCATCTCCACAGCCTcctcagccccactgccatccTTCCACGCTGCTCACTGCCCCCCATGGACACCCCTCACCTCCATTGGGCAACGTGGGCGATGACAGCAGGATCTGGGGGTGATGGGTTCCGGGAACCTCAGCACCATCTGGCTGTCGCTCCCATTGGGTTTTCTCTTTGGTGGCCACGTCCCTCCGTGGTGGCACAAGGGTGATGAAGACAGACGAAGCAATTCTCTTCTCCGTTTTCCCTGGCAACATTGCTGA is drawn from Hirundo rustica isolate bHirRus1 chromosome 22, bHirRus1.pri.v3, whole genome shotgun sequence and contains these coding sequences:
- the FBLIM1 gene encoding filamin-binding LIM protein 1 — its product is MLPGKTEKRIASSVFITLVPPRRDVATKEKTQWERQPDGAEVPGTHHPQILLSSPTLPNGETSPVAPVPSSLPVLSLSEVPQPLSTEVLGLALQQLDLAAPATLPAPSTFPAELKPPTFCQEQAGKQQWQDANGYPERDSSRDICAFCHKALGPQELTVEAMRKQYHPDCFTCRTCHRLLAGQRYFQKDGCPMCDTCFQATLEKCAKCQRLITEHIVRALGKGYHPSCFSCAACNQAIGTERFAVDGQGDVYCVPDFYRKYAAVCSACECPIVPHEDKDTYKIECLGRSFHESCYCCESCRVPLSLEMTENGCYPLDDHLLCKSCHIRWRNESSS